Part of the Musa acuminata AAA Group cultivar baxijiao chromosome BXJ2-7, Cavendish_Baxijiao_AAA, whole genome shotgun sequence genome is shown below.
GTCTCTGTTTTGTGGCTTGATGTTTTGAAGCTCCACCTAATTGAATATTTGGTGCTGAGTTTTTTTACCAGtggttattttttttcttttttccatttctCTTTtacaatttaattattattattttcttatatttCTGTTGAAGGATAGCCGGCTTAACAATAATAGTTTGTCGGGTCCCATTCCTAAGTCTTTGACTAATATCACTGCTCTCCAAGTTCTGTAAGTTGATCTGATTTTTATATATTTGATACACCTTTCAAAAATATTGTAATTGTTACTATGTAATTGTGTCTTTATTTTGACAAAAAACATGCAGGGATTTGTCAAATAACAACCTGTCTGGTGAAGTTCCATCAACTGGGTCCTTCTCACTGTTTACTCCAATAAGGTGCATTTTGGGTTTGATAAAATTGTAAACATCAATTGTTATCATTGTTTCTGATGATATGGAATAAATTTGCAGTTTTGCTAACAACCCTCTTTTATGTGGCCCGGGTACAACAAAGGCTTGTCCTGGTGCTCCTCCCTTATCCCCGCCACCTCCCTTTGTTCCTCCAATTCCACTGTCATCCCAAGGTAAGTAATTGTGCCTGTTGTTTCTGCTTGATTGAAGTTAtttcattatgattttttttcctgaCTGTAGGCAAATTTGATGTGTTCGTTTATTTTGTCTCTGATTAGTACGGCACATAAAGTTAGCAACttatttcttttgatttctcctctctctctctttctctcattcCCTTCTCCATCGATCTAAAAGGGTTTGTCAGTTTGTATACGCTTCATGTTAGAGTCCATGGTTGAGTCCACTGCTTAACAAGGGCTAATGGGATCGCATGTTGGCAGCATGTTGCTTTGAAGCGCATAATTTTGTCTTACACTTGGGGAGACCTTTTTTTACCTTTTCAGATCATGCTCTTAGAACCATGGGTGCCAGTTCATGTATGGTTTATAATGTAAAAACTCTTGTGGTTGAAATCTAAAGGTTGTTAAATGCCATTCAACAGGAAGTAGTGTTTCTAGCACTGGCGCAATTGCTGGGGGAGTTGCTGCTGGTGCTGCTTTGGTTTTTGCTGTTCCTGCTATAGTGTTTGCATGGTGGCGGCGTCGTAAGCCACAAGAACATTTCTTTGATGTACCTGGTTAGTACATAAGGACTGGATTTATTTACTGTTGTTACTATTATGATGCTTAATATTCCAGATATGGTGTGCAGCTGAAGAGGACCCAGAAGTTCATTTGGGCCAGCTTAAAAGATTTTCCCTGCGAGAATTACAAATTGCAACTGATAATTTTAGCAACAAGAACATCCTGGGAAGAGGAGGATTTGGGAAAGTCTATAAAGGACGACTTGCAGATGGTTCACTTATAGCAGTAAAGAGGCTAAAAGAGGAACGCACTCCAGGTGGGGAACTCCAATTCCAAACAGAAGTTGAGATGATTAGCATGGCTGTGCATCGGAACTTACTTAGGCTTCGTGGCTTTTGTATGACACCCACTGAACGGTTGCTTGTGTATCCTTATATGGCTAATGGAAGTGTTGCATCACGCTTAAGAggtatttattattcttttataccAGACCACTTATTACTTTTTAGAACCTGAAAAGTTTAGCTACATCATTTCTAGTTTTTTTATTGCCACTGGAGAACTACATTTTTAAAACATTTTAAAGAGAGATTTTATGCTTGTAGAGCGGCCGCCATCTGAGCCACCACTTGAGTGGGCAACACGACGACAGATTGCGTTGGGTTCTGCAAGAGGGCTGTCCTACCTGCACGATCATTGTGATCCTAAAATCATTCATCGCGATGTTAAAGCTGCAAATATATTGTTGAATGAGGACTTTGAGGCTGTTGTTGGAGACTTTGGCTTAGCTAAACTAATGGACTACAAGGATAcccatgtaacaactgctgtccgTGGAACTATAGGACATATAGCTCCAGAGTACTTGTCAACTGGAAAATCCTCGGAGAAGACTGATGTTTTTGGCTATGGAATCATGCTTTTGGAACTGATTACAGGGCAAAGGGCATTTGATCTTGCTCGACTTGCAAATGATGATGATGTTATGTTGCTTGACTGGGTAAGCGTCAAACATTGTTCCCATGATAATATTTGATGTATGCAGTATGCACTTCTTTCAGTTATATTTTATGATACTACCATCAGTTCTTAGTCTGCTACTGTTTCAGATTGACCCAGGTCCAGGTTGGTTCTGCTTGGAGTTTAGACTTGACTTTGCTTCATTTTTGCATATAAGCTCTAGCAGTTGAGATCCTCAAGAAGTTAAAGAGGACAGAAAAGTGATACTAATGTCCATAGTTCTTGAGGTTTGGGTCCATGTGTTTGTGATTAGCAAGAGATATTTTTGTTGCGTCTATCAAATTGATGCCACCAGATATTTTTGTTGGAAGTTTCTGCTTATTCTTAGGCTGGTAAATGTTCATTTCGTGCCATGAAGTTATCCATTTTGAGTCGATAACCTGTCAAGTGGTATATCAGGAATCATACATAGATTGTTTTGCACCATAACTTGTGCTTCTTGTTGATATTTCTAGTCATCTAGTATCCCTAAATGTAGGGAATCAACTACCTCAAATTGGGGCCCTTTTATTGGAATAATTAAGCAAGCACATGTGTGTTTCTTTCAGGTAAAAGGACTACTAAAAGAGAAAAAGCTGGAGATGTTGGTTGATCCTGACCTGCAGAACCAGTATATTGAGGCTGAGGTGGAGTCTCTCATCCAAGTGGCTTTGCTGTGTACTCAAGGTTCTCCAATGGAACGACCAAAAATGTCAGAGGTGGTGAGGATGCTTGAAGGCGATGGTCTTACCGAGAAGTGGGAGGAGTGGCAAAAGGTTGAAGTGGTCAGACAAGAGGAGCTGGTCCCACGTCATCACAACGAATGGATTTTAGACTCCACCGACAACCTTCATCCAGTTGAATTATCTGGACCTAGATGACCACAAGATGAAAAATGCTACGCACCATCTAAAATCTCCTAGTTTTCATGCATTTCATGTCTTCCGTGACCATATTCTACATCTCAAAGGGAGTTGGTATTGTGTAAATTAATTTATGGGTCCATTGTGTCATGTGTGTTTTCCATTAAAGTGTATTTTTTAGTGAGATAATGTTACAATTCTCTTCTTGCAAGTGGCAGATTTGGTGCCTCTTGCTAGAATGTATGTTTCACGTGTACTAACACAAACTTCTGTTGTTCATGTACAGAATGGTACTCAAACTTTGCTTGTTTGTCAAACATTTAGCCAGAAGATCTTATCGCAAGGATACTCATCCAGGAGACTGTATAGTTTCTATAACACTTCCATCTTTTGCATTTGCATAAAGATCAAAATAAGTTTGTGTTCGTGAAACATTCAGATGATATTACCATTGTCACCTGTGTGTGTATTCATCATGGATTGGAAGTTAATTGTTAGGTTTGGCTGCACGGAAAGTACACATCGTGCTACTGTTAAGTTAATGTTGTGTCGTGCTCTTTAGAATCATTTATAAACATTGGAAAGTTCTCGGACTTGCGATTTTATTATTGATGTTACTGTTGTAGAATCATTTGTTGAGTAAAGATTACGATTTTATTGCTATTATTGTTGTGTTGTAAGGTTTTCCGAGATTCTTTTACTATtaacatttatttttaacttagaTTTTTCAAAGCAATACTGAGAGACATAACTGGTTTCACTTCTTTGTGATATCATTAAAAAGTATTGTAGgttgcatgatgatagtttattcATTTAATTTTTTCTATACAGCAAATTAATTTTCTGCCTTTTTTGAATTCCTCATGGATTTCACTTTCACTATTGATTTCTCCAAGAAGAGAGGAGCCCTCTTTTCCTAGGAGGATCAAATGACTTGGtttccacatatatatatatatatatatatatatatatatatagagagagagagagagagagagagagagagagagagtttatctTGGAGGGATAAATTTGATATAAGCTTGTGCTGTGCATTAAACCTTTTCCCGCATTTGAAGGCGTCGTGGGCAGTggggaaatatatataaatagacaaAGTCGTGAAGTAGACAATTTCTACgcgaaatatatataaatagagagGGAGAATATAGAATCGCCACTAACTCCCGGTCTTCGCCAATCTGCTCGCTCTCTCCCTGTGGGGAAGGAGGTCAAGAAGAGAAGCGAACGAGAGAGATTTCCTTGGTTTGGTTCCGTTGGGCTTCGTCGATCCATGGATTCTTTGTGTCATCCTCATCTGCCTCTTGCTCCTTGATTCCATCTCTTGATCACAGTTTCTGTCTCTACCTCTACACAAGAACGGTGGAGATTCCAGCCATTCCCATGACGGATCCCGCGTGCTCTTCCCCGCTCATCGCGCCAGTCCCTGTCCCCGATCCCAACGAGATCGACCTGGAAGCCGGCTCTAGCGAGCAATTCCAGTGCTGGATCTGCCTTGAAAGCGATGGTCCTCCTTCTTTTCCCTCTTGTTTCCAGTTTTTTCCTCTCAATCCAGCTCGACTCTTGGTTCTTCCTCGCGGAACTTGGGGAGAGATTCCGatccttgatctcttgaaatagtAGGGGGCCAGAAGAGTCGGAATCTTGGATTGTTGTCTGGAGATGTGTCATTTTGTTGCAGTTTCTTTAGCTGATTGCAATTTTGGGTTTTCTTTATTGGGTTTTTGACTTGCAGGAATGGATTTCATAGCGCCTTGCAAGTGCAAGGGGACTTCCAAGTACGTCCACCGTGAATGCTTGGACCACTGGCGGGCTGTGAAGGTGAGTGCTCAGTTTTCGCTTGTGCGTGCCTTTTGGTTAAGGTTTCGGCTTAAATGCGCCCTTGAAATATATTTGGAACATCCTCGCTTGTCGTGTAAGAATATAACAATACTCATCATATGATTTGTTGAGTTTTAGTGTTCTAGATGCAAGTATCAACTGTGATTATCGTGGCCATAGGGGTATAGCTGCACCAATCTGATTTTTATGTGAAGGGTCTTTTAATAGAAAagtaagatttagtgttcaagaTGGACAAAGATGACCAATCCCAACAGCTCAAACTTTTAGATGCATTGTAATGGAACAGCTTAGGGCAAGGTTGAGATTAGAATAGCGGAGGAATCTAAGGAACATGGTTCACCTTACTGGTCTGTATTGGTATACCGAAttatcacgaacttagctggttttgcccaagtcgtgcgacacccttacgTGTTCATTTGCAAAGGTCACCCTCCCTGAAACCTTCTATGGTCCATTataacctataaaagagaaaacgggttagagaaaacgtctcattcgggatccacaagcaatcatttcagtaaacacttcataaccaatgcaaattacaaacagactttacaagctctgaacggtcgcacaacaaatgATCCAAAATGGTCAACTACAGACCGAAAGAAAATcgggctgctaagcctactgtcagtcctttacatgttgtgcaaagcatgaacaaaccaaaagacatggacatacataagcattacgtcgaacaccccatttacaattttgtccgtgacagaacgaTTGTTGATATGGTACATATCGAGCTGTACTGACATACCGACATATGATACAGTAGGATGTACCAATAGTATAGTATATACTTTTTGTACCAATCCTTTATTGGATTGGTATGCATTGTTCGTACCGGACGGTATGCTACAGTATTCCGAACCTTGCTAAGGAATCACCTGCTGAATATTTCTGTTGTGCAGAACTGACTAAGACTGTATTGAGGTGCACATTGCTATCTATGGAAGTAATTGGGGTTTGCTAGTGTCATAATCTAAAACTGCAAATGGAAGTTCATGTCAGTTCAGCAAATGATTTAAATTTAGATAACTGATCTATCTGCCAGGTTTTCCAATATAAGTAGATAGATTCTGATATCAAAGGTTTATCATATGCTTTTAGAAAATTCTGCACCTGAATGTCATCATTGTTGTCTCTTGTCATTTTTGTTATTATTCTCTTTTATGTTTAATATATATGTGAAATTGTCTTCATTTCTAACAGCTGACTTTTGCCACATTTTTGTTTTCATCAGGAAGGTTTTGCATTTTCTCATTGCACAACCTGCAAGGCTCCTTACTATTTGAGGGTGCACGGTCCCGCAGACAGGAAATGGAGAATTTTGAAGTTCCGATTCTTTGTTACCAGGGATATACTGTTTATTTTTGCAGCTGTTCAACTTGTGAGCTTAAGTTTTATCATTGCATTTCTTGACAATTTAATGCCTTTTGTCTTGCACCTATTCTTATGATGTCTGCATTTGAAACAGATAATTTCTTCGTTGGCATATCTGGTTTATTTGGTTGATCGCTCTCAGAACTATTGGTTGCGAATGGCTTGTGGTTTTGACAGTGAAATAAGTTTCTACTATATATGTGGTATGCTTCTAAACCATTAGAGCACTTGATGACAATTTTTTTTGTCTGTGATCAGTTATCTCCTGCCTTTTGTCCATGTTATGCAACACTATTATTAACATTAAGATGGTgttaattttcaataaaaaaagactCTAGCTTATTTGTTAAAGAGGAATCAGGGAAAACCACACACAAGTATTTTCTTGTGATAAATAACAATTATGAGCAACCATAATATCTGAAtctatttttgctttttttttttaccttggaAAACAGATTTTCTACTTCAAAAATAAAAACCGTGTGCTTGAGTTAGCCGTATTATAATGACCGAGGGCATCATTTTTCTCTTATTAAATGATCAGGGTGTGACTTTTCTCTAATTACAATTATCGTTATATATTCAATAATTGGCACTTTAAGAACAGTTGGCCGGTGCTAGAGGTCAATAAGACTTACAAACAAGGTCCTGCCTGTAGTTATAAACCAAGTGTTGATGGAAAGGGTGTCAAAGTAAGTTCACATGTTATACTTGAGTCCCCAAAACAATCCTGGTTGATGAAATCCCATGTCTTGACACAAAATAAGAACTCCATATTGTTTGTCGTCTGCCTTCTTCTTAACATGCTCTAATTTGGTACTGCGACAAGAATAATGATCAGTGTGAAAACTTTTTTGTGATGCAATCCATTTAAAACTGATGGAAAGTGAAACAATCACTCCACATTCTCAAGTTGTGAAATTCTTATGAACGTCCAAGTTTCTATCGGTACTACCGAGGTATTTAGGAGCAAGTCTTTAAGCTGcataattctttgcttctcttcatCCAAGACTGAAGGTTCCATAATCATCCTTCATGAACCTGCTTAAGACTTCAAATGCCATGAGACTCTTCTGTGCAGCACATGCATAAATCTCTTTGTCTACTAGCCGGAATATGATGAACTGGCAAATTAGACTGTCTCCCAGATCAATGTTCGTATTGTTTATAACATCGTACTTGGGCCATTTCATTTCCTCATTAAGCTTGTTTGCAATTGCAGGGGCGCTAttattttttgctcttcttgggttATCTGGGTGCTTTATAACTTGTTACGATCAACAGTTGCACAATGATTTGGCTCAGCCGTGCCGAGAATTTTGTCTTTGTTGCTGTCGACCAGGGTTAGTACCATATCCAGTTATACCTTCTATATTCTTCATTTTGGTGTTGTAATATTACATGTGTGCTTTCACGTATATCTTCGCCTTTCCTGTGTTTGGATCTCTGTAAATTTCAAGTCTAATGTGATACTTTTTTGGGGGGTTCTTTCAGACCGCGTGCAGACTGTGATCTCCCCGGTACCCTCTGCATCTGGGCGGACTGTACCACTTGCTTTGATAATTGTGGAAGCACAGGCGGGGAATGCGGGTGCTTAGGAGGAGAGACTGGCGAAGCGGGTTTGCCATTGATGCTTATTGTTGGACTACTTGTTCTTGGGCTCTTCACCGTCGTCGGCATATTTTACAGCGTGATCGTGGCAACCATGGTCGGGCAAAGGATTTGGCAGCGTCACTATCATATACTCGTTAAACGGATGCTAACAGAAGTGAGTCCTGTTTTCTTCTCTTATCTTGGCATAAGCAATTCCTTACCTTctttttattgatatgaaactgtTACTGTTTGAATCCTTTCTCATGTTATGTTACTACATACTAAAGGAGTATGTAGTGGAGGACGTGGACAGCGAGGCCACAGATTGGTGCCCGCCACCCCTTCCCGCGGACCATGTTCGACAGCTAAAGGCACTCGGACTCCTGTAGTCTAATAACCTTTCAAGGCAAATGACCAGTTGTGCTTAATTTGATTCGTGTGGGATTCGTTTAATTTGATGTATTTTCGCTCTATCCACTCTTTAGAGGTATTAATCTTTAGTATTATTCATTAATTCTATTTGACACTAGGCTTCCCGGCCCGGTCCAACCGTAGATCGAGTTCAACTCGACCCGAACCCAACCGCTGGCCATCGCACATATAACGTGGCCATCTACCCCCAACCCTTTTTCGCGAGGGTTTTGCGGTCACCCTCTCGGCCGCGGgagatggcggcggcggcggtggagtcgGTCCAGTGCTTTGGTCGGAAGAAGACGGCGGTGGCGGTAGCGCACTGCAAGCGCGGTCGCGGCCTCATCAAGGTGAACGGCGTCCCCATCGAGCTGGTGAAGCCGGAGATCCTCCGCCTCAAGGTCTTCGAGCCCATCCTCCTCCTCGGCCGGCAGCGATTCATGGGCGTCGACCTCCGCATCTAAGGCCGTTGTTGCCTTCCACCAGAAGTACGTCGACGAGCAGtccaagaaggagatcaaggacaTCCTCGTCCGCTACGATCGCACCCTCCTGGTTGCCGACCCACGGCGTTGCGAGCCCAAGAAGTTCGGAGGCCGTGGCGCCCGTGCCCGCTTCCAGAAGTCGTACCGTTAATATCTGCCGTGGAATGGGTTCGCATTCAATCACCATCGAGTTTGGCTCTTTATCTTTTGGTCCAATGTTTCTGAGGCTTGTTTGTTCTTTTCTTAAGAGATGGATGTTCGATTATACAACTTTTGCTATGATTCTGCTCTTTGTttcttattattttgatattgtgAACTAGATGTTGCTTTATTCCGTCGAGCCTTCTTCGTTGTCTGCCCTAATTTGCAGTCTTAATAATGCTCTATGAAATGCAGTTTCTTTTAATGTTTGTTGTATCTAATGCACAAATCAACACCAAAACAAGGTAACACCATTGCAATTTAGTGTTCCTCGAGACTGTCAAATTTGCCTTCAGCGGCATTTCTTTCGTATCTCACGTTAAGAATGGGTAGCCATTTGGTCTATGTGATGATTATGTTTTCCTATATGTTAATTGTCCCTACTCATTTAGAAGGGCCTCCGTTAGCTGAAATGTTTCTTATAGCCTTGAGTGACAGATTCTTTTATTTGGTTAGAATAAGTTAAATGTGTCTTATGGCCTTGACAAAAAGAGCTGTGGATGCTTTTATTTGGTTATAATAAGTTATGAGAGTAACATTCTATTATGTGATCATAATCTTTGTAAAGAAAGTGGAGAAGACCGGGAAGAACCAACTTCTCTACAAactctcttttctttctctctgCAATTGAACAGATTTGGAGAGAAATGATGAATTTTATGCTATGATTCTAATAAGATGGGGAAAGCGGTCTtgtcttcttttctcttctctcgTTGCCTGCCTTTGTTTGTATCCTCTCTTTTCTGTATTTCTCTTATCTTCTGTCCTTAAGTTATTATTGTTTTGAGCAATGGAAATTGAAATGTCTATTCTATGTCACCTAGATTCTCCAATGCCTATCAATGATCTGGCTTATTTAGCAAAGACAGGTTGGAAAAGTTGTGCATGCGGGCAGGGATCTTGGTCTCTGAATTGTTCTTTGCACGGTTGACTGTGATTCTACGGAAGGGTTGCAACAGTTGCAGACTGATCAAGTATTTCTCTTTGTAGTTGGCTTGTGCTGTTCATGTTAATTGGTATCGTTACTATTGCTGCAGTAAATCATCAAAATCCTTTGGTGCTTATGCCATGTATTCCCTTGAGTGTTTTTTGCTTCAAAGCTTTTGCTTTAGTGACTACACACCTTTTGTTCATTCTCATGTGGACAGCTCGATTTCATTGCTAGTAATTCTGAATACAGGTTTGGAACAACAATTGAGGTTGTTTCTTCTTCAAGTTATAATAATGTTTTCTTCCTTTTACACATTAGTGATCCCTTCTTCTGCACTTGAGAGCTTGTAGCCTGCAGCACATAAATAATTTAGCATAGACATTCATTGGAGTTATCATTTGGTTGAGGTTAGTGTAGGATTGTTTTGCTAACTTGGTTTGACGATAACCTTCTGGAAACGGACCCACCAACTAGTCTATGATGTTGTGAGTCAACTTTGGAAGGTGTTAAGTGTGCAAAACTGGAACATATATAGTTGTGTCCATCAAGGGTATTGGAGTGATGGCCCGTGTAAcctgaaaattttttttctgctGCTGATTTGCAAGAGCTAGCATGCCTTGTCCACTTCACACCTTGTTGATGCCACTAGCAAACTTGTACGCATTGCATTGCTAGGAGTAATACTACAATTCAATTTTTTTGGAGCTAGAGGCTTACTTGCAGATTTGCTAACTTCTGCAGTTGTCATTATCAGGATTTCCTTATTAAAAATTCAGTAATTTGGAGAACTTTGCTTGTCTCTATTAGGTGTAGCCAGAATATTGTTAGATGGTGGAGGTATTTGATTGTTCTACTTGTACTTTTTCTTTTGGctctagtttttctttttttcgttTGCCTGATGGTGGCATGAAGGAAGGATAATATGACACCAGTGCAAGTTTGAATTTACAACAATGGTATTTTTAATTCACATCATCTGTATAGAATGTGCAAGTCCATCCTTAGACGATCTCATATACGGCGGTGGCAGATCGTGTCCGCTTCAGTTAGTTTCCTTGtttcttaaaattattttcttcaagAATATGTTTTGGGTTATGCATTTCTCTTtcggatatatctcctgtttattgtagtgtattttttttttactacaaACTAAGTCTtgcaaaaagaaatatatatcatcattccGTGCATATCTTTCTGGGAGGGTTGTAATGTGTGGAAATGCCATTCCTACCGACTATGTTTCTGAAATGGGTGCTGACTTCCCAGTAATCTTCTGGAGAAGAGTTATTGTCTATGGTTGCCAATACCAATGGTATTTGA
Proteins encoded:
- the LOC103991417 gene encoding LRR receptor kinase BAK1 — encoded protein: MGFVWSLLENCGLRIFCLAWMPVELSRGFLWFVLVFYALARVLANMEGDALHNLKTNLIDPNNVLQSWDPTLVNPCTWFHVTCNNDNSVIRVDLGNAQLSGTLVPDLGQLKNLQYLELYSNNISGTIPSDLGNLMNLVSLDLYLNGFTGEIPESLGKLTKLRFLRLNNNSLSGPIPKSLTNITALQVLDLSNNNLSGEVPSTGSFSLFTPISFANNPLLCGPGTTKACPGAPPLSPPPPFVPPIPLSSQGSSVSSTGAIAGGVAAGAALVFAVPAIVFAWWRRRKPQEHFFDVPAEEDPEVHLGQLKRFSLRELQIATDNFSNKNILGRGGFGKVYKGRLADGSLIAVKRLKEERTPGGELQFQTEVEMISMAVHRNLLRLRGFCMTPTERLLVYPYMANGSVASRLRERPPSEPPLEWATRRQIALGSARGLSYLHDHCDPKIIHRDVKAANILLNEDFEAVVGDFGLAKLMDYKDTHVTTAVRGTIGHIAPEYLSTGKSSEKTDVFGYGIMLLELITGQRAFDLARLANDDDVMLLDWVKGLLKEKKLEMLVDPDLQNQYIEAEVESLIQVALLCTQGSPMERPKMSEVVRMLEGDGLTEKWEEWQKVEVVRQEELVPRHHNEWILDSTDNLHPVELSGPR
- the LOC135617049 gene encoding uncharacterized protein LOC135617049 is translated as MTDPACSSPLIAPVPVPDPNEIDLEAGSSEQFQCWICLESDGMDFIAPCKCKGTSKYVHRECLDHWRAVKEGFAFSHCTTCKAPYYLRVHGPADRKWRILKFRFFVTRDILFIFAAVQLIISSLAYLVYLVDRSQNYWLRMACGFDSEISFYYICGALLFFALLGLSGCFITCYDQQLHNDLAQPCREFCLCCCRPGPRADCDLPGTLCIWADCTTCFDNCGSTGGECGCLGGETGEAGLPLMLIVGLLVLGLFTVVGIFYSVIVATMVGQRIWQRHYHILVKRMLTEEYVVEDVDSEATDWCPPPLPADHVRQLKALGLL